The following coding sequences are from one Vibrio syngnathi window:
- a CDS encoding RNase H family protein, protein MNKEIYVEAATAEKRRGRLSAGVGLVVFDDYERITDEDWLFLDSIVDRNYAELSALAFGLECACDGDTIYSSSDYCVDGFNDWLDGWKRRNWRKANKKPIAHQDLWELVDKRSKDKQVEVRKVAACSAGKNAAYRYALAVVNGQL, encoded by the coding sequence ATGAACAAAGAAATTTATGTAGAAGCAGCCACCGCAGAGAAGCGAAGAGGACGACTCTCTGCTGGGGTAGGGCTGGTTGTATTCGATGACTATGAAAGAATAACGGATGAAGACTGGTTGTTCCTTGATAGCATCGTAGACCGTAATTACGCAGAGTTATCAGCACTTGCTTTTGGGCTAGAGTGTGCTTGTGATGGCGATACTATTTATTCAAGCAGTGACTATTGCGTTGATGGTTTTAATGACTGGCTTGATGGTTGGAAACGTCGAAATTGGCGTAAAGCCAATAAAAAGCCGATAGCTCATCAAGACCTTTGGGAGTTAGTGGATAAACGAAGTAAAGATAAGCAAGTTGAGGTGAGAAAAGTCGCTGCTTGCTCCGCAGGAAAAAATGCCGCTTATAGATACGCTCTCGCAGTGGTGAATGGCCAGTTATAA
- a CDS encoding AlpA family transcriptional regulator, translating to MRFLKLKEVMQKTALSRSAIYRKMNDDEFPKSIGLGDRAVAWVEGEVDEWMEECLQQR from the coding sequence ATGAGATTTCTAAAACTAAAAGAAGTAATGCAAAAGACCGCACTTAGCCGTTCAGCTATTTACCGTAAGATGAATGATGATGAGTTTCCCAAATCCATTGGCTTAGGGGATAGGGCCGTGGCCTGGGTGGAAGGTGAAGTCGATGAGTGGATGGAAGAGTGTTTACAACAACGATGA
- the radC gene encoding RadC family protein: MRNSNNQHDYPFKTSELNELLERAAEALAAKYKREGTFTNPTNVKKYLKLKLGAHDREVFAVMFLDNQHQLISFEELFFGTIDAASIYPREVLKAALNHNAAAVVFAHNHPSGIAEPSQADRRITRRLVDALKLVDIRVLDHIVVGENCVSFAEKGWV, translated from the coding sequence ATGCGTAACTCTAACAACCAACACGACTACCCATTTAAAACCTCAGAGTTGAATGAACTGCTAGAACGTGCAGCCGAAGCACTGGCTGCAAAATACAAACGAGAAGGCACCTTCACTAACCCCACCAATGTTAAAAAGTACTTAAAGCTCAAGTTAGGGGCTCACGACCGCGAAGTATTTGCTGTGATGTTTCTTGATAACCAACATCAGTTGATCAGTTTTGAAGAACTGTTCTTTGGCACCATTGATGCGGCCTCAATCTATCCACGTGAAGTACTCAAGGCTGCACTAAACCACAATGCTGCTGCGGTGGTTTTTGCTCACAACCACCCTTCAGGTATTGCCGAGCCCTCTCAGGCTGATAGACGCATTACGCGGAGGCTAGTGGATGCACTAAAGCTGGTGGATATCCGAGTATTGGACCACAT